A stretch of DNA from Gammaproteobacteria bacterium:
GTGGCGGGGTGCCCAATCTGGCCGCCGACCTGCCGGCTTGGTTCCTGGCCAACGACTGGGCGGCGGTGACCTATTACACCGTGGCGCCGGGCTGCACCCCTGGCACGGTGAATTGCAGCGGGGCGGGGCGGCTCACTGTGACCAATCTGACGCCCCCAGGAAACCAGCAGGCCCTGGTGATTGCCGCGGGCCAGGCGCTGGGCGGCCAGGCGCGGCCGCCGGGCGCGGTCAACGATTGGCTGGACAGTGCCGAAAACAGCGATGGGGACGATGTGTACACCGCCGTCGCCGTCAGCGCGGCCAGCAACGATCAACTGCGGGTGGTGGCGCCGTGACGGCGCCGGCCACAGCCAGGGGATGAGCGCATGAACACAGGAACAAAACACAGTGGCGCCGCCGCGGGCTTCACCCTGGTGGAAATGGCCGTGGTGCTGGTCATCATCGGCCTGGTGCTGGGTGGTTTGCTCATGCCCCTGTCGCAGCAGGTGGAAAACGAAAAGGAAAAAGAAACCCAGGCCATGCTGGTCTCGGTGCGCGAGGCGCTCACCGGCTACGCCATGCTCTACGGCCGCCTGCCCTGTCCTGACACCGACGTGCCGGCCGACGGCCGGGAGAACACCCCCTGCCCCACGGGTACCGTGGTCGTGAGCGGGCGGCTGCCCTGGGCCACCCTGGGGCTGGGGCAGGTCCGTGATGGCTGGTACCAGGACGTGTTCTACGCCGTCAACGGCGCCTTCACCAGCGTGGCCACCCTGGCCGCCATCCTGCCCGATACCGCCGCCTGGGGCGGCTGGAGTGGCGTGTTGACGGTCTGGGACCGGGCCAACTGCGCCGCCGGCACCCAGCTGGCGGCCAATGTGCCGGCGGTGGTGGTGTCCACCGGCAAGCAAAAAGATGCCCCCCTGGTGAGCAACGATGAGAACGAAAATGCTGATGGTGACGCCTGTTTTGTGGCGCGCAATTTCAGCGATGCCCCCGGCGCGGAATTCAACGACCAACTGCTGTGGCTGTCCCCCACTGTGCTGTTCACCCGCTTGGTGGACGCGG
This window harbors:
- a CDS encoding type II secretion system protein; its protein translation is MNTGTKHSGAAAGFTLVEMAVVLVIIGLVLGGLLMPLSQQVENEKEKETQAMLVSVREALTGYAMLYGRLPCPDTDVPADGRENTPCPTGTVVVSGRLPWATLGLGQVRDGWYQDVFYAVNGAFTSVATLAAILPDTAAWGGWSGVLTVWDRANCAAGTQLAANVPAVVVSTGKQKDAPLVSNDENENADGDACFVARNFSDAPGAEFNDQLLWLSPTVLFTRLVDAGKLP